A segment of the Planctomycetia bacterium genome:
CCGGCAATATAACGGCCTCCGGGCAACGGTGAAACGGGCTAGCTTCAAGAACGGTACATTGCCCGCCGTTTGCCGGAGAACATAACGTCCGATGACATCGCGAATTCTGTTGCTTTCGGGAATGACACCGAACGATCGAATTTTCGATCGGCTGCTGCCGCTGTTGCCAACCGCATCGATCGTTCGCTGGATCGAGCCGTTCAAGAATGAATCCCTTTCCGAATATACTCTTCGCTTGGCGGAAACCATTCCCGTCCAAGAGCCGACAATTGTCTGCGGAGTGTCTTTCGGCGGTGTCGTTGCGCGCGAACTCGCGGTCCGGTTAAACTCCAAAACGTGCGTAGTTATTTCGTCGATTCAAAGCCCAAGTCAGCTTCCCCCGTGGTTCCGAATGCTTCGCCCCTGCGCACGGTACGGATTTGCTCATTTTCTAAATGGCATAGGTACTCTCGCCGCTGCCGTCCCGCGGCGTATTCGCACAGGATCAACTCTGCGTCTAACAAAGCTGGCAGGCGATCGTGGTTCGTGGTATCGGTGGGTAACAACCGCGTTTCTAAACTGGAAGCCGACATTGGAACTCGACGTCGCCTCCTCCCTTCAAGTTCATGGTGATCGCGACACTACGTTTCCGATTCGTTACATTAAGCCGAACATAACCATTTGTGGCGGCGGACACGTTTTGCCGTTAACGCATAGCGTTGAGATTGCCGAAATCCTCAACGGCCTTGCTAATTAGATGCGTCCGGACGCGTGTGGCGAATTTCATCTAATTGCGACGAACGCTTCAGCAGGGAACGTGTTATGCGATCGACTCTCATCATAATTATTACAGTCTTTGCCGTTTTCGCGTTACGATCGAGCAAGTCGATTCTTCTCGCGGATGATAAATCTACAGATGCCGTAGTCGGAAAACCGGCCTCTCTCTTCGACGGCAAGACGCTCACCGGCTGGAAGATCACCGAGTTCGGCGGTCAGGGAGACGTGACCGTGGCCGACGGGAAGATCGTGCTGGAGATGGGAAGCAACATGACCGGCATCACGCTGGCCGAGACGGTGAAACTTCCCCAACTCGATTACGAGATCACGCTCGAAGCGATGCGCGTCGACGGCGATGATTTCTTTTGCGGGCTCACGTTTCCCGTCGGCGACAAGGCATTGAGCTTCATCGTCGGCGGATGGGGAGGGGCGACCGTCGGGCTTTCAAGCCTCGACGGGGCCGATGCTTCCACCAACGAGACGACGACCTATCAAGATTTCGACCGCAACAAGTGGTATAAGCTTCGCGTCGCCGTAACGCAAAAGCGAGTTCAGGCTTGGATCGACGAGAAGAAAGTAGTCGACGTCGAGCACACAGGCCGGAAACTATCGATTCGCTCCGAGGTCGAGCTTTCCCGACCGCTCGGCATCAGTACCTGGCTTACGAAGGCCGCATTGCGTAACATCACGATCCGCCGCTTGCCTGCCGCCATAAAGTAACGCAACACTCGTCTCTTCGTTCGCATGGAGTTCGCTCGTTGCACGAGAATCATTTCGATCGCTTGCTGCGCCTCTTGCAACTTGAAGCCGAAGCGGAAGCGGAGCAGTTGAGAGCCCGAGCCCAACGGATGTCGGGGCGCGAGGCCGAGCGGCTCGGCAATACGCTCATCGAAATGGCGATCGAGGAAGAGACGGCAGGCCTCGGCGGGCGCTGGCTGCTTACGTTCTGCAAACGCAACCGAACGCTGCGGCTGCCGTGGAATCGATTCAGTCGCGGCACCCCGGTCGTCCTCACGCCGCAAGAGACCGACGATAA
Coding sequences within it:
- a CDS encoding alpha/beta hydrolase — protein: MTSRILLLSGMTPNDRIFDRLLPLLPTASIVRWIEPFKNESLSEYTLRLAETIPVQEPTIVCGVSFGGVVARELAVRLNSKTCVVISSIQSPSQLPPWFRMLRPCARYGFAHFLNGIGTLAAAVPRRIRTGSTLRLTKLAGDRGSWYRWVTTAFLNWKPTLELDVASSLQVHGDRDTTFPIRYIKPNITICGGGHVLPLTHSVEIAEILNGLAN
- a CDS encoding DUF1080 domain-containing protein, which produces MRSTLIIIITVFAVFALRSSKSILLADDKSTDAVVGKPASLFDGKTLTGWKITEFGGQGDVTVADGKIVLEMGSNMTGITLAETVKLPQLDYEITLEAMRVDGDDFFCGLTFPVGDKALSFIVGGWGGATVGLSSLDGADASTNETTTYQDFDRNKWYKLRVAVTQKRVQAWIDEKKVVDVEHTGRKLSIRSEVELSRPLGISTWLTKAALRNITIRRLPAAIK